From Acidovorax sp. 1608163:
ACCAGATGGACGCCCAGGATGAGCGCATTGGCGCGATGCTGCGCAAGGTGGGGCTGGACGACAGTTTCAGGCACCGGTATCCGCACCAGCTGTCCGGGGGGCAACGTCAGCGCGTGGCGATTGCGCGGGCGCTTATCTTGGAGCCTCGGGTGCTGCTGCTGGACGAGCCGACCTCGGCATTGGATGTCTCGGTGCAAGCTGAAATCCTCAACCTGCTCGTATCGCTGCGCAAGCAGGAGGGCCTGACGTACCTCTTGGTCACGCACGACCTGGGGGTGGTGGCGCACCTCTGTGATCGGGTGGGGGTGATGCAGCAAGGCCGCATCGTTGAAACCATCGACACTGCCTCCCTGTGCTTCGGGGCTGCCCAGCATGCCTACACCCAGATGCTGGTGGAGACCACTCTCATGCACGGACTGCACGTGCATGCGCAGACGGACGACGCGTGCGCCATGCCCGCCTGACCTGCGGGCTACCGTCTACAGCGCGGATGCCACGTTGGCATCGCAGCCACACATCAGCCCTGCTTTGGTGGCGGGCTCTTGGGCAGGGCGCGCAGCTTCCATCGCAGCGCTGCGCCCGCCATCGTGGCGGCAAACAGGCCGATGGCCACGGCATTGAGCAGTGCGCCGTTGCCCCGCCATGTGAGGTCATGCAGGCCAGCGAACAGCCGCACCACCAGTGACAGGTGCAGTGCCAGCAGGGGCAGATAGAAAAGGCGGCTGAACGGCAGCTTGATGCGCGCGATGGCAGGCAGGATCACTGGCGCATGGCCCATGATCATGCTCACGATGAAGCCCAGCCCCAGCGCGTGCAGGGCGGCGTCGCGCAAGGGCCAGCCCAGGGCTGTGGCCACCCAGGCGATCCCTGCCAGGGCCAGCCAGGCGTAGCCACCCAGCAGGCAAACGGCCATATAGCGTGGCAGCCCTGGGGCAGCCACGGTGCGCCGTGCAATGTCAAAAACGCCGAGCCACAGCGCCAGCAGCAACAGCGAAAGGCCGTAGAGCACACCACCTGTGCTCGCCGAGAAGATGGTCACGCTGGCCCCTGCGACCAGGGCGATCAGCAGCACGCCCAGCGCCAGCTGGGCGCCTGGCCGCCGGCGCATGAGCCGCGTCATCTCCAGCCGCTCGGCGGCAATCGTCATCACCAGGAAGGCAAACCACCAGGGCAGGCAGGCCGTGTTGCCCGGCTGGTGCCAAAACAGCAGGCAACCCACCAGCCATGCGAGTGCGCCCGCCAGCAACAGAGCGGTGTGGGCTGCACGCTGGCGCTGCACTACCACCAGGTTGACCCCTACAAAGACGGCGGCCGCGATGCTGAGCAAACCTGCGGCCACAGAGGTTTGCGCCGCCATCAGGCACAGCCCGCCCGCGCCGGACGCGGCGGGTGCCAGCCAGGCAAACAGTCGTTTCACGGCCACGGCCCGTTCGATGCCGATGACGGTGCCCATGAACCCGCACACCATCAAGGCGCCGTGGGCCACGGCGGCGTGGCCTGCCCAGCCAGTGGGGGCCATGGCCTGTGGGAGTGGCACCCCTGCACGCAGCAAACCACCGGCCATGCCCCCAGCAAGGCCGCGATGCCCAGAGCCAGCACCACCAAAGGCCAGGCGCTGGCTTTGGCCGCCGCCGCTGGGTTGTGGGCGAGGTGGGTGGGCTGGGGAGGGTTCACCATCCCATGAAGCGCTTGGCGCTCGGGCTCATGCGTTCGGTGGTCCACGGTGGCTCCCAGACCAGTTCCACCTGAATCTGCAAATCGGGCGGCATGTCGCGGTCCAGTTCGGTTTCGATCTCTTCGATGATCAGCTCGGTCACCGGGCAGGCCGCAGAGGTCATGGTGACCAGGGCATGGAGCTTGCCTGCGGTCACCGTGACGCCGTAGATCAAGCCCACATCCACCACATTCATGGCCACCTCCGGGTCCACCACGCGGCGCAACGCGGTCAAGATGGGCTGACGCAGCTCCTCTGGGCCGTTGTAGGGAAAGGGGGCTGGATCGGTGTGACTGGTCATAAGGTGGTGCCATCAAGTGGCATGCGGCTCAATCAAAAAGCGGTTATGCCGTGGATACATACCGCCTGTGAGCGGATTAAACACCAGGCACCCAACTCCACAGCCCCCCGTCGATCAAGGTTTCCATGGTTTCATGAGGCTGGCGCAATGCCCTGCCTTCAGCCCCGCTGCTGCAAAAGCCCCGGGTGCTTGGCGACTACCACCTCAACGGCGTGACCACGCACCTGCAGGAGGGGCGGGTGTTTTGAGGCGGCGGGCGCTTCAGGCTCACGGTTTTGAATGAAATGATGCGCTAGCGCAACCAGATAAAGCGCTGGTAGCTATTGTTTTAATAGCATTTGCGGCCTGTATCGCCACGGCGCAGTGGATTGGGGGCGCCCGCAACGCGCTGCGGGGTTGGTTGCACTGGCGCACACGGGCCGCGTGCCCCGGGCATGCCAAGGGGCCATGCGCCGCCAGCCGCCACCCGCTGCCAGCAGCACGCGGGCTGCAAAGTCGGGTAACTTCGGGGCAGAGCATTCCTTGACCCGGGCATTTGGCCCATCACCCCCCAACGCACATGACCCGCGCCGCCCCAGCCCTTGCCCTCACGGCCCCAGTCTCCATCGCCCCAGTCTCCGTGGCCGCACTTGACCCCCGCATTGCGGGCCTGCGTTGGCAGAACGCCTGCGCCTGTGTGGCCCCGCAGGGAGAGCGCGCATGAGCGCGACCCCACCCCTGGCCGCCAGCGGTGCCCTCGGCGAGGCCGCACCGGTGCCGCGCACCTACGGGCTGGTTGCGCACCGGCGGCACCGCACCGCGCATGGCAGCGCGCACACCTGCGCATTGGCGCATTGGGCCCACGCAAGCGAGCCCGCTGTGCGGGCCCTGCAACTGCGCATTGCCGCCGTGGGTGGGGCTGCCGATGCGCTGGAGCGGCTGGGCTTGCTGCAGACCTTGCCCGCATTGCACCGCCTGCCGTATGGGCACGAGGGTGGGTTGATGAAGCTGGTCTCCCGCGTGGCAGGGGGCATTCGGCCTGAGGATGAGCTGGCCGGTGTGGTCTACCTGATGGACCCGCTGGACCCGTCCTCGCTGTACCCCGAGGCGCAAGCGCTCAAGCGCCAATGCATCACCCACCGCAAGCCGCTGCTGCTCACCGTGGCTGCGGCCATTGAATGGATGGCGGTGGAGTGGGCCAACGCCGGTGGCCCCGCGTTGCGTGGTGGCGCGGCAGGCGGCATCCGGCCCCTGGCGCAGCAGGCGCTGGCCTTGATTGCGCACGACTCCATGAAGGCGCGCATGGTGGAGTTTGCAGACCAGCATTTCGAGGTGCTGTCGCGCACGCCGGTGCGCTACGCCACGGGTACCACGGGGCGCAAGCTCAACGAACTGGCCTGGGCCCGGGGTTGGCCTGCCGACACGCCCTGGGTGCACCCGTTTCGCAGCGGCCCCATGGGCGGCGATGCCCAGATTGCCGAGCTGGTGCTGGACCGCCGCTGCCAGAAGGTGGTCTTTTTTGAAGACGTGCACGTGGCCCGCCAGCACGAGGCGGACATCCAGCTGCTGGAGCGCGCCGTGTGCTCGGTGGGTGATGAGGCCGCCTGCCTGCACACCTTTGACATGGCCGACGCCTGGGCGAGGGCCTGGCGCTAGCGCGTGTTGCCGCTAGCCCCGCGCGGCCTCAAGGATGCCAGTGGCTGGCACGCGCAGGCACCGCGCTGGTGGCCGAGGTGTTGCCAGCCAGTGCATAAGACAAGGCATTGGCGGCGGTGACCACGGTCTGTGCCAGGGTCTCCAGCTTGGCCATGGGCAGGCGCGATGCGGGCCCGGAAATGCACACCGAGCCCAGCAGGCGCCAGTGCATGCCAAACACAGGGGCCGACACGGTGGCCACGCCTTGCTCGCGCTCGCCAATCGAGCAGTGGTAGCCGCGCCTGCGGATCTCCTCATACACATCGCCCGGCTCGCCTGAAAACGCCAGGATCACGCGCCCGGGCGAGCCTTTGTCCAGCGGCAACCCCTCGCCCATGCGCGCGTGGTGGCGCAGGGCTTGCGGCCCCTCCACCCGTACCAGGCAGGTGCGCACATTGCCTTCGCGCACGTAGAAAGCGGCGCTCTCACCGCTGGCCTGGGTGAGGGCGCGCAGCGCGGGCTCCAGCACGTTTTGCACATCAAAGCCCGCCTGGTAGCGCGCGCCCAGCCAGCCCGCTGCGGGGCCCAGGCGCCACTCGCCATCGTCGCGCTGCACCATGTACCCCGACAGGGCCAGGGTGCGTGCCAGGCGCAGCACGGTGGTCTTGTGCAGGCCGCAGCGGCGGCTCAGCAGGGCCAGCGAGAGGTGCGATTCGCCCAGCGCAAAGGCTTCGAGCAACTGCAGTGCGCGGGTCACGGCAATCACCCCGCCGCTTTCCTTGGTGGCATCGCTGTCTGTGGGGGGGGCAACGGCGGGTGAACGGGCCGCAGCAGGGGGGGGCAAAGGGGCTGCTGCGGCTGGAGGGCGGGCGCGTGGCAGGCGGTTGCTCATGGTGCAATGTGTTTCGTTGTGCGAAACGCAATTGTATGGGTTGAAACGTTTTTATAAAGTCGCGCCACACCACGCAGCAAGCGTGGGACCGGTACACCCATCACGGAGACAAATCGCCATGCCTATTTCCACGCCCACGCGTTCCTTGCGTTCGCGCCTGTTTGTGGCAGCTGCCGCTGCTCTGGCCCTGGCCCTGCCCACCGCCTCGGTGCTGGCACAAGCCGCCTACCCCAACAAGCCCATCCGCCTCATCGTGCCGTTCCCGCCCGGCGGCGGCACCGACATGATTGCGCGCACCGTGGCGCAAAAACTGGCGGACCAGAACAAGTGGAACGTCATCGTGGACAACCGCCCCGGCGCAGGCGGCAACCTGGGGGTGGACGCCACCGCCAAGTCCGCGGCCGACGGCTACACGCTGGTCATGGGCCAGACCAGCAACCTGGCGATCAACCCCTCGCTCTACGCCAAGCTGCCCTACGACCCGATCAAGGACCTGGCCCCTGTGGCGCTGGTGTCTTCCTCGCCCATCGTGATGGCGGCACCGGCCAACTCGCGCTTCAAGACTTTTGCCGACGTGGTGGCCGCGTCCAAGGGCAAGCCCGATGCGCTCACCCTGGGGTACTCGGGCAACGGCACCGTGGCCCACCTGGCGGGTGAACTTGCTGAAAACGCCGCAGGCATCCAGCTGCGCCACATCCCCTACAAGGGCGCGGCCCAGGCCATGACGGACCTGGTGGGTGGGCAGATTGATCTGTACATGTCTTCCGTACCCACACTGCTGGGGCAGGTGCGCAATGGCAAGCTCAAGATCCTGGCCATCACCTCGGCCAAGCGCTCATCGCAACTGCCCGATGTGCCCACGCTGGCAGAGCAGGGCTACAAGGGCTTTGAAGCCGTGACCTGGTTCGGCATCCTGGCGCCCGCAGGCACGCCCGCCCCCATCGTGGCGCAGCTCAACAAGGCCATCAACCAGGCGCTGCAGCAAGCGGATGTGATTGACAAACTCAAGTCCGAAGGTGGCGATGTGCTGGGCGGCACCTCAGAGCAGTTCAGCGCCTTGCTGCGTACCGAAGTTCCTCGCTGGGCCAAGATCGTGAAGGACTCGGGCGCCAGCCTGGACTGATAGCGCCGCGCCACGCTCATCCCCGCTGACAGCCCATCGCCATGACCCGCGATTGCTTTGCTACGCCCGTACCGTTCTCGGCGGGTACGGCCGCACCGCACACCGCGCTGCCTGCGGGGGCGTGCGACAGCCACATGCACGTGTACGACCAGCGCTTTCCCGCAGCGCCGGGGGCAAAGCTGCTGCCGCCCGATGCGTCGGTGCAGGACTACCGCGCGCTGCAGCAGCGCCTGGGCACCGAGCGCACGGTGCTGGTCACGCCATCCACCTACGGTTCGGACAACCGCTGCATGTTGCAGGGCCTGGCCGCGTTGGGTACGCAGGCCCGGGGCGTGGCCGTGATCGATGGCAGCGAGAGCGATGCCCAGCTGCAAGCCCTGCACGACGCGGGCGTGCGCGGCGTGCGGCTCAATCTGTCGCTGGGCGTCACCGGCACGGTCGATGCCATCGTGCCCCTGGCCCAGCGCATTGCACCGCTGGGCTGGCACTTGCAACTGCTGATGCCGCCCGATGTGCTGGCCACGCTGGGCGATGTGCTGCGCCGTGTGCCCGTGCCGCTGGTGTTTGACCACCTGGGCCGCATCGCCCCCGAGCAAGCCGGGAAGCACCCAGCCCACGCACTGCTGCTGCAGCTGCTGGGCGAGGGCAGGGCCTGGGTCAAGCTCTCGGGCGGCTACATCGTCAGCGCCACCCACGCGGTGGACGACCCGGCGCTTGACGCGCTGGCCGCCAGCTACCTGCGTGCCGCTCCGCTGCAGGTGCTGTGGGGCAGCGACTGGCCCCACGCCACCGCCAGCGCTGGCCTGCACCCCGTGCCGGACGACGCATTGCAAATCGACACCCTGGCGCGCTGGTGCGATCAGGCCGGTGCCGATGCGCTGCACCGCGTGCTGGTCACCAACCCTGCCGCGCTCTACGGCTTCTCGCCGGTCTCGACTTCTTCATCCCCCACCCCTGTCTGAGGGCCTTGCACCATGACCTCTTTGGTATCTCCCCTATCCACGCACGGCGCGCAGCGCCGCCACCTGTTGACCACCCTGGCCCTTGCGGGCGCTGGCGTGGGGGCGGGGCTGCCCGCCTGGGCGCAAAACGATTGGCCTGCGGGCAAGCTCATCACCTGGGTGGTACCGTACCCCGCCGGTGGCAGCACCGATGTGCTGGGCCGCAACATCGCCCTCAAGCTGGGCGCGGCCCTGTCCACCAACGTCATCGTGGACAACAAGGCCGGCGCCACGGGCACCATTGGCGCGGCCTACGTGGCCAAGGCGGCGCCCGACGGGCTCACGCTGCTGGGCACCTCCATCGGCCCGCAGGCCATCGCCCCGCACCTGATGGCCAAGCTGCCCTACGACCACATCACGGCGTTCGAGCCCGTGATCACCGTGGGCACCATTCCCCACATCCTGGTGGTGGGCTCCAATCAGCCGTTCAAGACGGTGGCGGACCTGCTGGCCGCCGCCAAGGCCCAGCCCGGCAAGCTGGCGTTTGCCTCGGGCGGCAACGGCACCATTTTGCAAATGCAGGGCGAGCTGCTGCAGCAGCAAACCGGCGCGCGCTTTATCCATGTGCCCTACAAGGGCGACACCCCCGCGCTGCAAGACACGCTGGCCGAGCAGGTGCAGTTCATGTTTGCCCCCGCAGCCGCTGCACTGCCGCATGTGCAGTCGGGCAAGTTGCGCGCCCTGGCCGTCACGTCGGCCCAGCGCCTCAAGGCCCTGCCTGCCGTGCCCACCATGGGCGAGGCGGGGCTCAAGGACTTTGTGGTGGAGCAGTGGCAGGCCGTGTTTGCGCCCGCCAAGACGCCCGCCGCCATCGTGCAGCGCTTGAACCGCGAAATCGCCGCCACGCTGAAAGACCCCGCCCTCATCGCCCTGGCCGACAAGCTGGGCGTGACGCTGGTGGGCGGCACGCCCCAGCAGCTGGGCGACCTGCAAAAGGCCGACTCGGCCAAGTGGGCCAAGGTCATCAAAGACGGAAACATCAAGGCCGACTGATACCCGCGATCCCCCCATTGTCAAAAAAGCAAAACGCTGCTTCTTCGTTTTCATTACTTCAACCGGACCACTCCCATGAGCCAACTCCCTGAAATCATCCGCACCATCGACCGCGTGAGCGGCGACGTCGTGGCCCAAGCCTCTACCTACCAAGCCGCCATCCTGGCCGACGTGGCAGGCCGCCGCGGCACCATGCATGGCCGCGTGGCGCCTGTGCACCAGTCCATGAAGGTGGCTGGCCCCGCTTTCACCGTGGAAGTGCGCCCTGGCGACAACCTCATGATCCACGCCGCCATCGCCCTGGCCCAGCCGGGTGATGTGCTGGTGATTGATGGCAAGGGCGACCAGACGGCGGCGCTGATGGGCACGCTGATGCTCAGCGCCTGCAAGAAGCGCGGCCTGGCGGGTGTGATCGTGGACGCCTCCATCCGCGACAAGCTGGAAATTCTGGAGCTGGACTTCCCCGTGTTCAGCGCGGGCTTCAACCCTGCAGGGCCCACCAAGTACGTGCCCGGCCGCATCAACCACCCCATCAGCGCCGGTGGCGCGGTGGTGAACCCGGGTGACCTAGTGGTGGGCGACGCCGACGGCGTGGTCGTCATCGAGCGCGAAAAAGCCCCCGCCATGCTGGCCCTGGCAGACAAGAAGGTGGCCGACGAAGCCGCCCGCATCGAAGCCATCGCCCGTGGCGACACCGCATCGAAATGGCTGCCCGCCGCCCTGCGCGCTGCGGGTGTTTTGAAGGAAGGGGAATCGCTGTGAGCAACGCTACCCACCCCGTCATCATCGTGACCGGCGCCGACCTGGCGCAACAAGCCCTCGACCTGCTCACAGGCTACGAGATCGTCTACGCAGGCAAAACGCCGACGGAAGAGGACATGGTGGCCCTGTGCGGTGCGCACAACCCCGTGGCCATCATCGTGCGCTACGGCAAGGTGGGCGCTTCGGTGATGGACGCGGCCCCCGCGCTCAAGGTCATCTCCAAGCACGGCAGCGGCACCGACACCATCGACAAGGTGGCTGCCAAGGCCCGTGGCATTGAGGTAGTGGCCGCCGTGGGCGCCAACGCTGCCGCCGTGGCCGAGCAGGCCTTGGCCCTGTTGCTGGCCTGCGCCAAATCGGTGGTGGCATTGGATGCGCGCATGCACGCTGGCCACTGGGACAAGGCCACGCACAAGAGCCTGGAGCTGGGCGGCCGCACGGTGGGCCTGGTGGGCCTGGGCGCCATCGGTCTGCGCTTTGCCAAGATGGCCGACGCCTTGGGCATGCGCGTGATCGGCTTTGATCCGTTTGCCAAGAACCTGCCCGCGTACGTGCAGGCGGTGGATCTGGAGACGATCTGGCGCGAATCGGATGCCATCTCGTTGCACTGCCCGCTGACCGACGAAAACCGCAACCTGCTGAACGCCGCCACGCTGGCGCAATGCAAGCGTGGCGTGATTGTGGTGAACACGGCACGTGGTGGCCTGATCGACGAGGCCGATCTGCTCGCCGCCGTGCGCTCGGGCCAGGTCATGGCGGCGGGGCTCGACAGCTTTGCGGTGGAGCCCATGACGGCGGGCCACCCCTTCCAGGGCGAGAAGCACTTCATCCTCAGCCCCCACATCGGCGGCGTGACGAGCGATGCCTACGTGAACATGGGCGTGGGCGCCGCCCAGAACCTGCTGGCCGTGCTGGCCCGCAGCGCTGTGGCAGCCTGAGCGCCGTTCCATCCACAACAACAAAAAGGCCCTGGGCCGCGCGCGCATCGGCGTTGCGCTGCACCAGCGGCCCCCGGAGACAAGCACCATGCCACAGCGTTTCAAGAAAAATAGGCCGCTAGCGCGCTTGGATAAAGCGCTGGCAGCTATTGTTTTAGTAGTAACAGCCACCACGGGCATGCTGGGCGCGGCACCCGCGCAAGCCCAGGTGCAAGGCTCCTGGCCAGACAAGCCCCTTAAGCTGGTGGTGCCGTACCCGGCCGGTGGCAATGCCGACAACACCGCGCGCCTGCTGGCCACGCAACTGGGCCAACGCCTAGGCCAGCAGGTGGTGGTGGACAACCGCCCTGGTGGTAGCGGCACCATTGGCGCGGCGGCGGTGGCCAAGGCCCCGGCCGATGGATACACGCTGCTGCTCGATGCCACGGCCTTCACCGTCAACCCCAGCCTGTTCCCCAAGCTGCCGTTTGATGCGGTCAAAGACTTTGCGCCCATCTCGCTGGTGCTGCAGGTGCCACTGCTCATGGTGGTGCCCACGGCATCGCCCTTTCAGTCGGTGGCCGATGTGGCCAAGGCCGCCAAGGCGCGGCCGGGCCACCTCACCTACGCATCGGCGGGCAACGGCGGCGCGCAGCACCTGGCGGGCGAGCTGTTCAAGCAGGGGCAGAAAGTGGCGATCACCCACATCCCGTACCGGGGTGGGGCACCTGCGCTCACCGACCTGATCGGCGGGCAGGTGGATGTGATGTTCAGTGCCACCACGGCCAGCGGGCCGTTCGTCAAAAGCGGCAAGCTGCGGGCGCTGGCCATCACATCGCCCCGCCGCGCTGAGGGCTGGGAGGCCGTGCCCACCGTGGCCGAGTCGGGTGTGCCGGGCTTTCAGGTCAGCGAGTGGAATGGCTTGTTCGCCCCCGCAGGCACGCCGCGCCCCGTGCTGGAGCGGCTGGAGGCCGAAACCCGCGCCATCGTGGCCAGCCCCGAGATGAAGAAGCGCTTTGCCGAACTGGGCGTGCAGGGCGTGGGCTCCAGTGCGCAGGAGTTCAGCAGCTTTTTGAAAGCCGAAACCACGAAGTGGGCCGAGGTGATTCGCACCAGCGGCATCCGCATTGATTGAAGGAGTCTTCGCCATGTTGAAGAAAAATACACCTCTGGCGCTCGTCCCTAAAGCGCTGGTAGCTATGATTTTGATAGCGTATGGCGCCGCCCATGCACAAGCAGGTGCGGCAGGCTACCCCACCAAGCCCGTGAAGCTGGTGGTGGGCTTTGCCGCCGGTGGCCCCACCGACGTGGTGGCGCGCGCGTTTGCCGACCACGCCAGCAAGGCGCTGGGCCAGCCGTTCATCATCGACAACAAGCCGGGCGCGGGCACCATCATTGCCGCCCAGGCCGTGGCCAGCGCCCCGGCCGATGGCTACACGCTGCTGTTCGGTGCCACCAACCACACCATGATTCCGGCGCTGTACCAGGGCCGCGTCAAGTTCGATGCGGTGAAGTCCTTCCGCCCCCTGTGCACGGTGGCCAGCAGCCCCACGGTGCTGGTGGTGGCCCCCAGCCTGCCGGTCAAGACACTGGCCGATTAC
This genomic window contains:
- a CDS encoding NAD(P)-dependent oxidoreductase, translated to MSNATHPVIIVTGADLAQQALDLLTGYEIVYAGKTPTEEDMVALCGAHNPVAIIVRYGKVGASVMDAAPALKVISKHGSGTDTIDKVAAKARGIEVVAAVGANAAAVAEQALALLLACAKSVVALDARMHAGHWDKATHKSLELGGRTVGLVGLGAIGLRFAKMADALGMRVIGFDPFAKNLPAYVQAVDLETIWRESDAISLHCPLTDENRNLLNAATLAQCKRGVIVVNTARGGLIDEADLLAAVRSGQVMAAGLDSFAVEPMTAGHPFQGEKHFILSPHIGGVTSDAYVNMGVGAAQNLLAVLARSAVAA
- a CDS encoding metal-sulfur cluster assembly factor, translated to MTSHTDPAPFPYNGPEELRQPILTALRRVVDPEVAMNVVDVGLIYGVTVTAGKLHALVTMTSAACPVTELIIEEIETELDRDMPPDLQIQVELVWEPPWTTERMSPSAKRFMGW
- a CDS encoding methylglyoxal synthase translates to MSATPPLAASGALGEAAPVPRTYGLVAHRRHRTAHGSAHTCALAHWAHASEPAVRALQLRIAAVGGAADALERLGLLQTLPALHRLPYGHEGGLMKLVSRVAGGIRPEDELAGVVYLMDPLDPSSLYPEAQALKRQCITHRKPLLLTVAAAIEWMAVEWANAGGPALRGGAAGGIRPLAQQALALIAHDSMKARMVEFADQHFEVLSRTPVRYATGTTGRKLNELAWARGWPADTPWVHPFRSGPMGGDAQIAELVLDRRCQKVVFFEDVHVARQHEADIQLLERAVCSVGDEAACLHTFDMADAWARAWR
- a CDS encoding tripartite tricarboxylate transporter substrate binding protein, producing MPISTPTRSLRSRLFVAAAAALALALPTASVLAQAAYPNKPIRLIVPFPPGGGTDMIARTVAQKLADQNKWNVIVDNRPGAGGNLGVDATAKSAADGYTLVMGQTSNLAINPSLYAKLPYDPIKDLAPVALVSSSPIVMAAPANSRFKTFADVVAASKGKPDALTLGYSGNGTVAHLAGELAENAAGIQLRHIPYKGAAQAMTDLVGGQIDLYMSSVPTLLGQVRNGKLKILAITSAKRSSQLPDVPTLAEQGYKGFEAVTWFGILAPAGTPAPIVAQLNKAINQALQQADVIDKLKSEGGDVLGGTSEQFSALLRTEVPRWAKIVKDSGASLD
- a CDS encoding RraA family protein; translation: MSQLPEIIRTIDRVSGDVVAQASTYQAAILADVAGRRGTMHGRVAPVHQSMKVAGPAFTVEVRPGDNLMIHAAIALAQPGDVLVIDGKGDQTAALMGTLMLSACKKRGLAGVIVDASIRDKLEILELDFPVFSAGFNPAGPTKYVPGRINHPISAGGAVVNPGDLVVGDADGVVVIEREKAPAMLALADKKVADEAARIEAIARGDTASKWLPAALRAAGVLKEGESL
- a CDS encoding tripartite tricarboxylate transporter substrate binding protein, with translation MTSLVSPLSTHGAQRRHLLTTLALAGAGVGAGLPAWAQNDWPAGKLITWVVPYPAGGSTDVLGRNIALKLGAALSTNVIVDNKAGATGTIGAAYVAKAAPDGLTLLGTSIGPQAIAPHLMAKLPYDHITAFEPVITVGTIPHILVVGSNQPFKTVADLLAAAKAQPGKLAFASGGNGTILQMQGELLQQQTGARFIHVPYKGDTPALQDTLAEQVQFMFAPAAAALPHVQSGKLRALAVTSAQRLKALPAVPTMGEAGLKDFVVEQWQAVFAPAKTPAAIVQRLNREIAATLKDPALIALADKLGVTLVGGTPQQLGDLQKADSAKWAKVIKDGNIKAD
- a CDS encoding ABC transporter ATP-binding protein, with the protein product MIDVEQLSLSFGQGTGAARVLHDVSFSVAQGESFGLVGESGSGKTTLLRCLAGQFMHWSGALRLGGQPLGRTFDRARARMVQMVFQDPYGSLHPRHTVQTTLAEPLQIHQMDAQDERIGAMLRKVGLDDSFRHRYPHQLSGGQRQRVAIARALILEPRVLLLDEPTSALDVSVQAEILNLLVSLRKQEGLTYLLVTHDLGVVAHLCDRVGVMQQGRIVETIDTASLCFGAAQHAYTQMLVETTLMHGLHVHAQTDDACAMPA
- a CDS encoding IclR family transcriptional regulator encodes the protein MSNRLPRARPPAAAAPLPPPAAARSPAVAPPTDSDATKESGGVIAVTRALQLLEAFALGESHLSLALLSRRCGLHKTTVLRLARTLALSGYMVQRDDGEWRLGPAAGWLGARYQAGFDVQNVLEPALRALTQASGESAAFYVREGNVRTCLVRVEGPQALRHHARMGEGLPLDKGSPGRVILAFSGEPGDVYEEIRRRGYHCSIGEREQGVATVSAPVFGMHWRLLGSVCISGPASRLPMAKLETLAQTVVTAANALSYALAGNTSATSAVPARASHWHP
- a CDS encoding amidohydrolase — its product is MTRDCFATPVPFSAGTAAPHTALPAGACDSHMHVYDQRFPAAPGAKLLPPDASVQDYRALQQRLGTERTVLVTPSTYGSDNRCMLQGLAALGTQARGVAVIDGSESDAQLQALHDAGVRGVRLNLSLGVTGTVDAIVPLAQRIAPLGWHLQLLMPPDVLATLGDVLRRVPVPLVFDHLGRIAPEQAGKHPAHALLLQLLGEGRAWVKLSGGYIVSATHAVDDPALDALAASYLRAAPLQVLWGSDWPHATASAGLHPVPDDALQIDTLARWCDQAGADALHRVLVTNPAALYGFSPVSTSSSPTPV
- a CDS encoding tripartite tricarboxylate transporter substrate binding protein; amino-acid sequence: MPQRFKKNRPLARLDKALAAIVLVVTATTGMLGAAPAQAQVQGSWPDKPLKLVVPYPAGGNADNTARLLATQLGQRLGQQVVVDNRPGGSGTIGAAAVAKAPADGYTLLLDATAFTVNPSLFPKLPFDAVKDFAPISLVLQVPLLMVVPTASPFQSVADVAKAAKARPGHLTYASAGNGGAQHLAGELFKQGQKVAITHIPYRGGAPALTDLIGGQVDVMFSATTASGPFVKSGKLRALAITSPRRAEGWEAVPTVAESGVPGFQVSEWNGLFAPAGTPRPVLERLEAETRAIVASPEMKKRFAELGVQGVGSSAQEFSSFLKAETTKWAEVIRTSGIRID